The proteins below are encoded in one region of Pleuronectes platessa chromosome 14, fPlePla1.1, whole genome shotgun sequence:
- the LOC128455743 gene encoding LIM and senescent cell antigen-like-containing domain protein 1 isoform X3, with protein sequence MLGLSEMTNGNMANALANAMCERCKSGFAPAEKIVNSNGELYHEQCFVCAQCFQQFPEGLFYEFEGRKYCEHDFQMLFAPCCHQCGEFIIGRVIKAMNNSWHPDCFCCDICQAVLADVGFVKNAGRHLCRPCHNREKARGLGKYICQKCHAIIEEQPLLFKNDPYHPDHFNCNNCGKELTVDARELKGELYCLPCHDKMGVPICGACRRPIEGRVVNAMGKQWHVEHFVCAKCEKPFLGHRHYERKGLAYCETHYNQLFGDVCYHCNRVIEGDVVSALNKAWCVNCFACSTCNTKLTLKNKFVEFDMKPVCKKCYEKFPLELKKRLKKLSETVARK encoded by the exons CAACATGGCCAACGCTCTGGCCAACGCCATGTGCGAGCGCTGTAAGAGCGGCTTTGCCCCGGCGGAGAAGATCGTGAACAGTAACGGGGAACTTTACCACGAGCAGTGCTTTGTGTGCGCCCAGTGTTTCCAGCAGTTCCCAGAGGGACTCTTCTATGAG TTTGAAGGCAGGAAATACTGTGAACATGACTTCCAGATGCTCTTCGCTCCCTGCTGCCACCAGTGTG gTGAATTCATCATCGGCCGTGTGATCAAGGCCATGAACAACAGCTGGCACCCTGACTGCTTCTGTTGTGATATCTGCCAGGCTGTGCTGGCCGATGTGGGCTTTGTAAAGAACGCTGGAAG gCACTTGTGTCGCCCGTGTCACAACAGAGAGAAAGCTCGGGGCCTGGGCAAGTACATCTGTCAGAAGTGTCACGCAATCATTGAGGAGCAGCCTCTGTTGTTCAAGAATGACCCCTACCACCCTGATCACTTCAACTGCAACAACTGCGg tAAGGAGCTGACTGTAGATGCCAGGGAGCTGAAGGGGGAGCTCTACTGTCTGCCTTGCCACGACAAGATGGGTGTCCCCATCTGCGGAGCCTGTCGCAGACCCATCGAGGGCCGTGTGGTCAACGCCATGGGCAAGCAGTGGCATGTGGAG cattttgtgtgtgctaAGTGTGAGAAACCGTTCCTGGGACACCGTCACTACGAACGCAAGGGCCTGGCCTACTGCGAAACACACTACAACCAG CTGTTTGGAGACGTCTGCTACCACTGCAACCGTGTCATTGAAGGAGATG tggtGTCTGCTCTGAACAAGGCCTGGTGTGTCAACTGTTTTGCCTGCTCCACCTGCAACACCAAGCTCACCCTCAA GAACAAGTTTGTGGAGTTTGACATGAAGCCAGTGTGTAAGAAGTGCTATGAGAAATTCCCTCTGGAGCTGAAGAAGAGACTGAAGAAACTCTCCGAAACTGTGGCCCGCAAGTGA
- the LOC128455743 gene encoding LIM and senescent cell antigen-like-containing domain protein 1 isoform X4, whose protein sequence is MANALANAMCERCKSGFAPAEKIVNSNGELYHEQCFVCAQCFQQFPEGLFYEFEGRKYCEHDFQMLFAPCCHQCGEFIIGRVIKAMNNSWHPDCFCCDICQAVLADVGFVKNAGRHLCRPCHNREKARGLGKYICQKCHAIIEEQPLLFKNDPYHPDHFNCNNCGKELTVDARELKGELYCLPCHDKMGVPICGACRRPIEGRVVNAMGKQWHVEHFVCAKCEKPFLGHRHYERKGLAYCETHYNQLFGDVCYHCNRVIEGDVVSALNKAWCVNCFACSTCNTKLTLKNKFVEFDMKPVCKKCYEKFPLELKKRLKKLSETVARK, encoded by the exons ATGGCCAACGCTCTGGCCAACGCCATGTGCGAGCGCTGTAAGAGCGGCTTTGCCCCGGCGGAGAAGATCGTGAACAGTAACGGGGAACTTTACCACGAGCAGTGCTTTGTGTGCGCCCAGTGTTTCCAGCAGTTCCCAGAGGGACTCTTCTATGAG TTTGAAGGCAGGAAATACTGTGAACATGACTTCCAGATGCTCTTCGCTCCCTGCTGCCACCAGTGTG gTGAATTCATCATCGGCCGTGTGATCAAGGCCATGAACAACAGCTGGCACCCTGACTGCTTCTGTTGTGATATCTGCCAGGCTGTGCTGGCCGATGTGGGCTTTGTAAAGAACGCTGGAAG gCACTTGTGTCGCCCGTGTCACAACAGAGAGAAAGCTCGGGGCCTGGGCAAGTACATCTGTCAGAAGTGTCACGCAATCATTGAGGAGCAGCCTCTGTTGTTCAAGAATGACCCCTACCACCCTGATCACTTCAACTGCAACAACTGCGg tAAGGAGCTGACTGTAGATGCCAGGGAGCTGAAGGGGGAGCTCTACTGTCTGCCTTGCCACGACAAGATGGGTGTCCCCATCTGCGGAGCCTGTCGCAGACCCATCGAGGGCCGTGTGGTCAACGCCATGGGCAAGCAGTGGCATGTGGAG cattttgtgtgtgctaAGTGTGAGAAACCGTTCCTGGGACACCGTCACTACGAACGCAAGGGCCTGGCCTACTGCGAAACACACTACAACCAG CTGTTTGGAGACGTCTGCTACCACTGCAACCGTGTCATTGAAGGAGATG tggtGTCTGCTCTGAACAAGGCCTGGTGTGTCAACTGTTTTGCCTGCTCCACCTGCAACACCAAGCTCACCCTCAA GAACAAGTTTGTGGAGTTTGACATGAAGCCAGTGTGTAAGAAGTGCTATGAGAAATTCCCTCTGGAGCTGAAGAAGAGACTGAAGAAACTCTCCGAAACTGTGGCCCGCAAGTGA
- the LOC128455743 gene encoding LIM and senescent cell antigen-like-containing domain protein 1 isoform X1: MEQNGRALPPSIPEDSEVLDHVPRGDMNGFHQRLQDGGEAEVPESKSQRRKSDVKVYKEFCDFYARFNMANALANAMCERCKSGFAPAEKIVNSNGELYHEQCFVCAQCFQQFPEGLFYEFEGRKYCEHDFQMLFAPCCHQCGEFIIGRVIKAMNNSWHPDCFCCDICQAVLADVGFVKNAGRHLCRPCHNREKARGLGKYICQKCHAIIEEQPLLFKNDPYHPDHFNCNNCGKELTVDARELKGELYCLPCHDKMGVPICGACRRPIEGRVVNAMGKQWHVEHFVCAKCEKPFLGHRHYERKGLAYCETHYNQLFGDVCYHCNRVIEGDVVSALNKAWCVNCFACSTCNTKLTLKNKFVEFDMKPVCKKCYEKFPLELKKRLKKLSETVARK, translated from the exons ATGGAGCAGAACGGTCGTGCCCTGCCGCCGTCAATACCTGAGGATAGTGAAGTCCTGGACCATGTTCCTCGTGGGGATATGAATGGCTTCCACCAGAGGCTTCAGGACGGAGGGGAGGCGGAGGTCCCAGAGTCCAAATCTCAGAGGCGGAAGAGCGATGTCAAAGTCTATAAGGAGTTTTGTGATTTTTACGCTCGCTT CAACATGGCCAACGCTCTGGCCAACGCCATGTGCGAGCGCTGTAAGAGCGGCTTTGCCCCGGCGGAGAAGATCGTGAACAGTAACGGGGAACTTTACCACGAGCAGTGCTTTGTGTGCGCCCAGTGTTTCCAGCAGTTCCCAGAGGGACTCTTCTATGAG TTTGAAGGCAGGAAATACTGTGAACATGACTTCCAGATGCTCTTCGCTCCCTGCTGCCACCAGTGTG gTGAATTCATCATCGGCCGTGTGATCAAGGCCATGAACAACAGCTGGCACCCTGACTGCTTCTGTTGTGATATCTGCCAGGCTGTGCTGGCCGATGTGGGCTTTGTAAAGAACGCTGGAAG gCACTTGTGTCGCCCGTGTCACAACAGAGAGAAAGCTCGGGGCCTGGGCAAGTACATCTGTCAGAAGTGTCACGCAATCATTGAGGAGCAGCCTCTGTTGTTCAAGAATGACCCCTACCACCCTGATCACTTCAACTGCAACAACTGCGg tAAGGAGCTGACTGTAGATGCCAGGGAGCTGAAGGGGGAGCTCTACTGTCTGCCTTGCCACGACAAGATGGGTGTCCCCATCTGCGGAGCCTGTCGCAGACCCATCGAGGGCCGTGTGGTCAACGCCATGGGCAAGCAGTGGCATGTGGAG cattttgtgtgtgctaAGTGTGAGAAACCGTTCCTGGGACACCGTCACTACGAACGCAAGGGCCTGGCCTACTGCGAAACACACTACAACCAG CTGTTTGGAGACGTCTGCTACCACTGCAACCGTGTCATTGAAGGAGATG tggtGTCTGCTCTGAACAAGGCCTGGTGTGTCAACTGTTTTGCCTGCTCCACCTGCAACACCAAGCTCACCCTCAA GAACAAGTTTGTGGAGTTTGACATGAAGCCAGTGTGTAAGAAGTGCTATGAGAAATTCCCTCTGGAGCTGAAGAAGAGACTGAAGAAACTCTCCGAAACTGTGGCCCGCAAGTGA
- the LOC128455743 gene encoding LIM and senescent cell antigen-like-containing domain protein 1 isoform X2 — translation MNTLKLKELSNSDLYRRRQERPESYGSLGSLSNMANALANAMCERCKSGFAPAEKIVNSNGELYHEQCFVCAQCFQQFPEGLFYEFEGRKYCEHDFQMLFAPCCHQCGEFIIGRVIKAMNNSWHPDCFCCDICQAVLADVGFVKNAGRHLCRPCHNREKARGLGKYICQKCHAIIEEQPLLFKNDPYHPDHFNCNNCGKELTVDARELKGELYCLPCHDKMGVPICGACRRPIEGRVVNAMGKQWHVEHFVCAKCEKPFLGHRHYERKGLAYCETHYNQLFGDVCYHCNRVIEGDVVSALNKAWCVNCFACSTCNTKLTLKNKFVEFDMKPVCKKCYEKFPLELKKRLKKLSETVARK, via the exons CAACATGGCCAACGCTCTGGCCAACGCCATGTGCGAGCGCTGTAAGAGCGGCTTTGCCCCGGCGGAGAAGATCGTGAACAGTAACGGGGAACTTTACCACGAGCAGTGCTTTGTGTGCGCCCAGTGTTTCCAGCAGTTCCCAGAGGGACTCTTCTATGAG TTTGAAGGCAGGAAATACTGTGAACATGACTTCCAGATGCTCTTCGCTCCCTGCTGCCACCAGTGTG gTGAATTCATCATCGGCCGTGTGATCAAGGCCATGAACAACAGCTGGCACCCTGACTGCTTCTGTTGTGATATCTGCCAGGCTGTGCTGGCCGATGTGGGCTTTGTAAAGAACGCTGGAAG gCACTTGTGTCGCCCGTGTCACAACAGAGAGAAAGCTCGGGGCCTGGGCAAGTACATCTGTCAGAAGTGTCACGCAATCATTGAGGAGCAGCCTCTGTTGTTCAAGAATGACCCCTACCACCCTGATCACTTCAACTGCAACAACTGCGg tAAGGAGCTGACTGTAGATGCCAGGGAGCTGAAGGGGGAGCTCTACTGTCTGCCTTGCCACGACAAGATGGGTGTCCCCATCTGCGGAGCCTGTCGCAGACCCATCGAGGGCCGTGTGGTCAACGCCATGGGCAAGCAGTGGCATGTGGAG cattttgtgtgtgctaAGTGTGAGAAACCGTTCCTGGGACACCGTCACTACGAACGCAAGGGCCTGGCCTACTGCGAAACACACTACAACCAG CTGTTTGGAGACGTCTGCTACCACTGCAACCGTGTCATTGAAGGAGATG tggtGTCTGCTCTGAACAAGGCCTGGTGTGTCAACTGTTTTGCCTGCTCCACCTGCAACACCAAGCTCACCCTCAA GAACAAGTTTGTGGAGTTTGACATGAAGCCAGTGTGTAAGAAGTGCTATGAGAAATTCCCTCTGGAGCTGAAGAAGAGACTGAAGAAACTCTCCGAAACTGTGGCCCGCAAGTGA
- the LOC128455743 gene encoding LIM and senescent cell antigen-like-containing domain protein 1 isoform X5 encodes MEQNGRALPPSIPEDSEVLDHVPRGDMNGFHQRLQDGGEAEVPESKSQRRKSDVKVYKEFCDFYARFNMANALANAMCERCKSGFAPAEKIVNSNGELYHEQCFVCAQCFQQFPEGLFYEFEGRKYCEHDFQMLFAPCCHQCGEFIIGRVIKAMNNSWHPDCFCCDICQAVLADVGFVKNAGRHLCRPCHNREKARGLGKYICQKCHAIIEEQPLLFKNDPYHPDHFNCNNCGKELTVDARELKGELYCLPCHDKMGVPICGACRRPIEGRVVNAMGKQWHVEHFVCAKCEKPFLGHRHYERKGLAYCETHYNQLFGDVCYHCNRVIEGDVVSALNKAWCVNCFACSTCNTKLTLKDKFVEVDLKPVCKHCYERLPDDMKRRLAKRERDSKDKKKKNLIPMNKFVEFDMKPVCKKCYEKFPLELKKRLKKLSETVARK; translated from the exons ATGGAGCAGAACGGTCGTGCCCTGCCGCCGTCAATACCTGAGGATAGTGAAGTCCTGGACCATGTTCCTCGTGGGGATATGAATGGCTTCCACCAGAGGCTTCAGGACGGAGGGGAGGCGGAGGTCCCAGAGTCCAAATCTCAGAGGCGGAAGAGCGATGTCAAAGTCTATAAGGAGTTTTGTGATTTTTACGCTCGCTT CAACATGGCCAACGCTCTGGCCAACGCCATGTGCGAGCGCTGTAAGAGCGGCTTTGCCCCGGCGGAGAAGATCGTGAACAGTAACGGGGAACTTTACCACGAGCAGTGCTTTGTGTGCGCCCAGTGTTTCCAGCAGTTCCCAGAGGGACTCTTCTATGAG TTTGAAGGCAGGAAATACTGTGAACATGACTTCCAGATGCTCTTCGCTCCCTGCTGCCACCAGTGTG gTGAATTCATCATCGGCCGTGTGATCAAGGCCATGAACAACAGCTGGCACCCTGACTGCTTCTGTTGTGATATCTGCCAGGCTGTGCTGGCCGATGTGGGCTTTGTAAAGAACGCTGGAAG gCACTTGTGTCGCCCGTGTCACAACAGAGAGAAAGCTCGGGGCCTGGGCAAGTACATCTGTCAGAAGTGTCACGCAATCATTGAGGAGCAGCCTCTGTTGTTCAAGAATGACCCCTACCACCCTGATCACTTCAACTGCAACAACTGCGg tAAGGAGCTGACTGTAGATGCCAGGGAGCTGAAGGGGGAGCTCTACTGTCTGCCTTGCCACGACAAGATGGGTGTCCCCATCTGCGGAGCCTGTCGCAGACCCATCGAGGGCCGTGTGGTCAACGCCATGGGCAAGCAGTGGCATGTGGAG cattttgtgtgtgctaAGTGTGAGAAACCGTTCCTGGGACACCGTCACTACGAACGCAAGGGCCTGGCCTACTGCGAAACACACTACAACCAG CTGTTTGGAGACGTCTGCTACCACTGCAACCGTGTCATTGAAGGAGATG tggtGTCTGCTCTGAACAAGGCCTGGTGTGTCAACTGTTTTGCCTGCTCCACCTGCAACACCAAGCTCACCCTCAA GGATAAGTTTGTGGAGGTGGATCTGAAACCCGTGTGTAAGCACTGCTATGAGCGCCTGCCGGATGACATGAAGCGCCGACTTGCCAAGCGGGAACGTGACTcaaaagacaagaagaagaagaatttgatACCCAT GAACAAGTTTGTGGAGTTTGACATGAAGCCAGTGTGTAAGAAGTGCTATGAGAAATTCCCTCTGGAGCTGAAGAAGAGACTGAAGAAACTCTCCGAAACTGTGGCCCGCAAGTGA